One genomic window of Chanos chanos chromosome 13, fChaCha1.1, whole genome shotgun sequence includes the following:
- the tmem205 gene encoding transmembrane protein 205, whose protein sequence is MATEGDPTSLIKVLHLLVISFSWGMQVWVSFIAGFALVSQVTLHTFGLVQSKLFPVYFYSLLGSNFVSLAIYAVYHPRELLDWHESIQMALFFIAVIMAGLNAQWFGPSATENMFAMREIEQEHGLGGQVGLGSQREAYAKLREQDPKYKAYRSTFYRYHGLSNLCNLLGFLSTTVNLVYLALHLNTI, encoded by the exons atggcaacagaaggGGATCCAACAAGTCTCATTAAAGTACTTCACTTATTAGTAATTTCCTTTTCTTGGGGAATGCAGGTGTGGGTTTCTTTCATTGCAG ggTTTGCTCTCGTGTCTCAGGTGACTTTGCATACATTTGGTCTGGTACAGAGCAAACTGTTCCCGGTCTATTTCTACTCTCTGCTCGGCAGTAATTTTGTAAGCTTGGCAATCTATGCGGTGTACCACCCCAGAGAGCTCCTGGACTGGCATGAGAGTATACAG atggCTCTGTTTTTCATAGCAGTTATCATGGCTGGTCTGAATGCCCAGTGGTTTGGTCCATCAGCCACTGAGAATATGTTTGCCATGCGGGAGATTGAGCAGGAACATGGACTGGGTGGGCAGGTTGGTCTGGGATCACAAAGGGAAGCTTACGCAAAGCTACGCGAGCAGGACCCCAaatacaaagcctatagaagtACCTTCTACCGCTATCACGGCCTGTCCAACCTCTGCAACCTCCTCGGGTTTTTGTCCACTACTGTCAACCTGGTGTACCTGGCATTGCACTTGAACACTATATGA
- the elof1 gene encoding transcription elongation factor 1 homolog produces MGRRKSKRKPPPKKKLTGNLDTQFTCPFCNHEKSCDVKMERSRNTGIISCTVCLEEFQTPITYLSEPVDVYSDWIDACEAANQ; encoded by the exons ATGGGTCGCCGAAAGTCGAAGCGAAAGCCCCCTCCCAAAAAGAAGCTGACTGGAAACTTGGACACCCAGTTTACCTGTCCGTTCTGTAACCACGAGAAATCATGTGACGTCAAAAT GGAACGGAGTCGAAATACAGGAATAATATCATGTACTGTTTGCCTTGAGGAATTCCAGACACCTATAACTT ATCTGTCAGAGCCAGTGGATGTGTACAGTGACTGGATTGATGCTTGTGAAGCGGCCAATCAGTAG